In a genomic window of Occallatibacter riparius:
- a CDS encoding glutamate--tRNA ligase family protein, whose amino-acid sequence MATIAWLQTSEYRGRLAPSPTGYLHVGHARTFFTAYQRARDAGGTLVMRMEDLDTDRSRPRYAEAAYEDLRWLGIRWHEGPDTGGPHAPYLQSKRMDIYLKMWRALYRRGYLFACKCSRKDLEAALGAPHEVNVRNGKAEPLDDEPIYPGTCRGNLSYVQQLPGGPDWEGADTPQGFNWRFRVPDGEVIEFVDQNLGPQRFVAGVDFGDFAVWRRDGTPSYQLACVADDAAMRITEVVRGADLLRSTARQILLYRALGLVPPQWFHCRLVLDQYGRRLAKRYDALSLRTLRAQGRTPMNILGAELPLSA is encoded by the coding sequence ATGGCCACCATTGCCTGGTTGCAGACGTCGGAATACCGTGGGCGGCTCGCGCCGTCGCCGACCGGCTATCTGCATGTGGGCCATGCCCGTACGTTTTTTACCGCGTATCAGCGGGCGCGCGACGCAGGAGGCACGCTGGTGATGCGCATGGAAGACCTCGACACGGATCGCAGCAGGCCACGGTATGCCGAGGCTGCTTACGAAGATCTGCGCTGGCTGGGAATTCGCTGGCACGAGGGCCCCGACACCGGGGGGCCACACGCTCCCTACCTGCAGAGCAAGCGCATGGACATCTACCTGAAGATGTGGCGCGCGCTGTATCGCCGCGGCTATCTGTTTGCCTGCAAGTGTTCGCGCAAGGATCTCGAGGCCGCCTTGGGAGCGCCACACGAAGTGAACGTGCGCAACGGCAAGGCCGAGCCGTTGGATGATGAGCCCATTTATCCGGGAACGTGCCGGGGCAACCTGAGCTACGTACAACAACTGCCTGGAGGCCCCGACTGGGAAGGCGCGGACACACCACAGGGGTTTAATTGGCGTTTCCGCGTGCCCGATGGCGAGGTAATCGAATTCGTCGATCAGAACCTGGGACCGCAGCGCTTTGTTGCCGGCGTGGATTTCGGCGATTTCGCAGTATGGCGGCGCGATGGCACGCCGAGCTATCAGCTTGCCTGCGTGGCAGATGACGCGGCGATGCGCATCACGGAAGTGGTGCGAGGCGCCGACCTGTTGCGATCGACGGCTCGCCAGATCCTGCTCTACCGCGCTCTGGGCCTGGTGCCGCCGCAGTGGTTCCATTGCCGGCTGGTTCTCGACCAGTACGGCCGCCGTCTGGCGAAGCGCTATGACGCCCTCAGTCTGCGCACACTGCGCGCGCAGGGTCGCACGCCCATGAATATTCTGGGCGCAGAACTGCCGCTCAGCGCGTAA